The genomic window GGATCGTGGGCCGTGCAGCACGGCATACCTCGTCATGGGTTGATTGTGCCCCAGCGCCTCGCGCAGCGGGGCACGCCACTCACAAGGGGCTGGCCTCGTCCGGTGACAGGTCCTTCCAGGCGGTCGTCGGATCCTTCTTGGCGCGTCGTCGCTCCATGACCACCGAGACGCCGATGGCGCCCCAATAGAGGATGTAGACGGGGATGGACAGGGCGATCATCGTCCAGGCGCTGGGGTCGGGCGTCACGAACGCCGCGAAGATCAGGATGATCATCAGGGCGACCCGCCAGCCTTTGATCATCACGCGGGCCGACAGGATCTTGAGCTGGTTCAGACCCACCAGCGCCACCGGCATCAGGAAGGCCAGGCCGAACGCGAGGATGAAATAGAGCACGAAGTTGAGATAGGTCATCGCGTCCTGCAGGTTCGCCGCACCCTCAGGGGTGAACGACAGCAGGATGGCCACCGTGCGTGGGATCGCCCACGCGGCCAGGGCGGCACCGGCGAGGAACAGAGGCACGGCCGCACAGAAGTAGGCCAGCGCGATCCGGCGTTCCTTCTTGGTCAGCCCGGGCATCAGAAAGCCCCAGATCTGCCAGATCCAGATCGGGCTCGATAGCACGATGCCGACGAAGATCGCGACCTTCAGCTGCACCGAGAAGGGTTGGGTGATGCTCGCGCCGAAGTTGATGTTGACGATCTCGCGACCGCTGGCGTCGCGCACGTCCTTGAGCGGCTGGATCAGCAGCCCGATCAGGTCAGCGTAGACATACCACCCGACGACGGATAGGACCAGGACGCCGAGGCTGGCGATGACGACCCGGTTGCGCAGCTCCCGGAAGTGGTCCGCGAGAGACATCCGTCCCTCGGGATCTCGGGAACGGCGACGAAGTGCCACAGGTGCAGCGGTGACCGTCAGGCGCGCGGGTTGTTCGAACGCCCGTCGTCGCCGCGCAGCCCGTCACGGAACTCGTCGCGCACGTGGGCACCACGGTCGCGCACATCGTCGGCTGTGTCGCGGGCGCGGTCCTTGAGGTCATCGGCGCGATCCCGCAGACCGACGCGGTCACGGTCCTCACGGTCCCGGTCACGCACGTCACCATCGGTATGCCGATCGGCCCGGTAGTCGTCGCGGTAGCGGTCAGCCGTCTCCCCCGGGACCGTGTCGCGGCTGGCCGCGCTGGGCTCCTTCATCTGGTCGACCTCGGACTTGAAGATCCGCATCGACTGCCCCAGGCTGCGCGCCATGTTGGGCAGGCTCTTCCAGCCGAACAGCAGGATGAGCACGATGATCAGGGCACCGATTTGCCAG from Ornithinimicrobium cryptoxanthini includes these protein-coding regions:
- the tatC gene encoding twin-arginine translocase subunit TatC → MSLADHFRELRNRVVIASLGVLVLSVVGWYVYADLIGLLIQPLKDVRDASGREIVNINFGASITQPFSVQLKVAIFVGIVLSSPIWIWQIWGFLMPGLTKKERRIALAYFCAAVPLFLAGAALAAWAIPRTVAILLSFTPEGAANLQDAMTYLNFVLYFILAFGLAFLMPVALVGLNQLKILSARVMIKGWRVALMIILIFAAFVTPDPSAWTMIALSIPVYILYWGAIGVSVVMERRRAKKDPTTAWKDLSPDEASPL
- a CDS encoding twin-arginine translocase TatA/TatE family subunit; the protein is MKPSAWQIGALIIVLILLFGWKSLPNMARSLGQSMRIFKSEVDQMKEPSAASRDTVPGETADRYRDDYRADRHTDGDVRDRDREDRDRVGLRDRADDLKDRARDTADDVRDRGAHVRDEFRDGLRGDDGRSNNPRA